TCGCACGTCTTGGGCGCGCACGCGGATCCGTTTGAAACGCCGAACCGGCGCGTAAATCTGCGGCACGCTCAGGCAGCCTTCCTCGGCGGTCTCGTATCCATCGCCTTCGTCGAATTCCGGATTGACAAGACACATTTCGATATTCTTTTCCGGTTCGCGCAGGACAAACAGGCGGAGCGATTCTCCAATCTGCGGGGCAGCCAGTCCTACTCCGTCGAATTCCTCCATCGTCTCGAGCATCTCCTCCGCCAGCCGCCGCAGTTTGGACCCGAATTCGCTTACGGGCGCCGCCTTGCGCGCGAGCCGTTCGTCG
The Candidatus Hydrogenedentota bacterium DNA segment above includes these coding regions:
- the def gene encoding peptide deformylase; protein product: MATREILLYPDERLARKAAPVSEFGSKLRRLAEEMLETMEEFDGVGLAAPQIGESLRLFVLREPEKNIEMCLVNPEFDEGDGYETAEEGCLSVPQIYAPVRRFKRIRVRAQDVRGKPLDFHAEDLLARIIQHETDHLDGFVFLDRVDVMTRVAKTEEWEHLREQILSGAVAR